In Rutidosis leptorrhynchoides isolate AG116_Rl617_1_P2 chromosome 6, CSIRO_AGI_Rlap_v1, whole genome shotgun sequence, the DNA window CACAACAAATGCTAATCGAAACACTACGAATCTGTTACAACTTtcaatttgaagtaattcgcgATTTTAGATTTTTTTTCATTgaatattacctcaattttaaaatttttaaacacgCAATCCTTTCCTTGCACAAAAATTAAATTTGAATCCTTTTCGGGCATTTTTTTTGGTTACCTTAATTGTCAAATTTGataacttatgttacctttttggGTCATTTGCCCTATactaaatatctttatcttttttAAATAAACTTAAAACCACTTACACTGTGTCGAGAAGTCAATTAGTGGTGAAGAATAAAAGATTAACATAATCCAAGTTGCATTTGAGGTTAATTACGAATTAAGAAACTGATAAAAACCTGCAAGAACTAATAAAAAAGATACCAGGAAATAAGTTCTAGTGTTAAATGATTGTCACAAAATATTTGGTGATTTTACATTAAAAAATGCACAAATATATAGTTTTAGATGATGTATAAACCTATAATCCATCTCTATACTGTAAAACCTTGTTATTTTCCAAAGTCATATACtcaaccctttttttttttttttttttttttttttcagatacCGAATATTAAAtagtatatatacacacaaataccCAGTTACGTACTTATATACTCCGAATCAATCAACGTAAGTATACAAACAGTATACATATAATTTTTAGCAAAAATGATTATTATGAAGATGATCGAACCTGATGTCTATAGTTCCAGTAACCGTTAGACCCAGCAAGTAGCACAGCCCATCTGGTACCAacggaatcatcatcatcatgcttttCCGACGGTAACCGGATAAAATCGTCGACGAGGTCACGGCCGTGGACGACGGCGATGACTGAAATAGCAACTAAAGTGATCAGATACCGATTCATCTTTTTATGCATGATTACCGGAAATTGAATATTTTTTTATAAGTTTTGTTAGACAGTATTTGATTTGTTTTCGGAAGTGaggtctatatatataaatatagaaatgTATGTACGGGTGACGTGGAAGGTTTCAATTGAAACTATATAGACATATAGTAATACCAACTATTCTTGTATTGTTTACATGCTATATTATTATGGGTTGGTTGAAACTTGTAGTTGTGTAAACGAGTCCATCTAGTTTAAACTCATTTAGCCTCCAGCTCATCGTTTAAAATTTAAAGAGCTGACGGAAGATCGATTTTTGTTTGTTCATGCGCGTGTGAAAAGTTCATTAATGCTCGCGAGCTTATATAAAAAGTTCGTGTGTGTGCGGGCACGTGTGAAAAGTTAGTTTATGCTCGCGATCTTATATAAGAAGTTTGGGCTCAAGCTCAAATAGTTCAGAATTCTTTTTTAAAATGGTAATATATTTTAGGGTTTCACATAAatggtttttcaaaaaaaaaaaaaaaaaaaaaaaatatatatatatatatataggtaatccGGTTAATCGTTTGCCGGTTTGTCAGTTTTAACACCAAACCAGCATTTCATTTGCCGGTTTGCATGTTTTCATACGAAACTGATACCAGTTTTTAGGGTTTTGACTGTGCACCCGTACAAACACTCAAACCGGCATTTAAATTGCCGGTTTGGCTCCTTTTACTGACAAACCGATTATTCAAATATCAGTTTGCAtgctacttttatttttttttatttatatttaaacgGACAGTAGTATTGAGTGTTGCCGTCAAATTCAAGTTGTATCTCAAACTATAATTTTTCACATTTTGTTTTTCTGACTACGAATCGTCGTCGTCAAATTCTAGTATCTCACAGGACAATCCTCGACGGGGCTTGTTTTTTAAGAGGAACTGAGCCTAAAGAAGATCATGAACTCACAAACGAGCAGTTTGAAGAATTGTCAGTGTTGTGTATCATAACTGACAATTTACCTGTATACCCTGATTGTGTACGTGAGTTCTATCATCATTTTTTCTTTTCTAAAGAAGACAAGAATGTTAGGTTTATGTTGAAAGGTATACCATATTGCTGGGATATGGATACCTTCAACAATGCTTTGGGACTCCCAACTGGAGGATTGCAATTTTACAATCCTACCAGTCAAATTGATGGCGATCTTCTTGAGACACATGTTGTTGCCGACACTTCTATACTTCATGTGGTCAAGACATGTGTTGAAGATCACCGTTTTAACATTTgtgtagaaataaaaataaaattgtttTTTGATTTTCTTAGAGCCAATAAACTGAAAATATATACTATCATCCGTAGCAGCATAACTAGTCGTCCAATTTGTGCGGTGGACGATTACTCTAACAGTGTGCTTTTAATTGAAGCTCTTATGATTTACTGGATTAGGAATGGTATATCTTTCAATTTCGGATACATCATGGTTAATCGGATGCAAGAAGTAAGGGAAAGCTTAAATGCACCGTTACCATTTGGGATGATGATTACCAAGTAATCCCGACATCTTGGCATATTAACATCGGGTGAATATCGTATTCCTGAAAGAAATCGTCTAGTCGCCTAGTTTGTTGTGTGTTATTTTGTGTGTTACCTGTTTTTTAAATTATGGCTATGATTTTAAGTTTCAAGTGATGTATTAGTTTGTGTTTAATAATAAACATTGTATCGTATCAGTacgtctttattaatattatcagtattattcttaataatataacaatttttgaacaacacttttattaatCAACATAAACACGATTACATTTTTTTAGAAGAAAGAAAAtgcataattaaaataaaactaaacaCACTACTTAAAATAAAAACATTACTTAAAATAAACACGTTACATATACTTAAACTAAACACATAATTAAACTAGATGCAAGCCTGTAGTTTCACGTCTGGTAAAACCCTCTTGTTCGTATTTCATCCCATTCCTCTTCCTCGTTTAGAAACACAAAATTTTCATGACCAACGTGATAATACATCACGCCCGAGTGTTCGATGAAACATTTTTACTTGATCCACTCAAATAACTTGGAAATAGTCATACTTTTAACATTCATGGGGGGAACGATTCCCCCCCCCCCAGTGTGTACCGCGTCATGTCGGCAGAATACCAACCTTTGTAGTAAACATCAATCAAAGGATCCATTGTTGTAGAGTAAAAAGAGTGATATGTGTGAATTAAAAGAGTGATACAATAAAAATAACAAGTAGACGTGTGTTTATATAGACTAGTATGGATTGATAAACCGACATTCTAATAGCCGGTTTCAGTAAAAGTTGACAAGTCTGCACTCGACATTAAAAGTTGACAATACTGAAACCGGCATTCTGATAGCCGGTTTCAGAAAAAGTTGTCAAACAGAGTTTCATAAACCGGCATTCTGATAGTCGGTTTCAATAAAAGCTGTCAAAGAACAGTAAAAGCTGAAAAACAATGAATGTTAAGTTGTAAATAAAAAATGGCCGGTTTATGTTATGGTTATAAAAGTGCATGTTGAAAGGTGCATAAACACATGTTAAACATGGAACCGAAGTACATTTCAATTGACGTATACCACGGCTGCGATTTTGAAGATGAGACAAAATTTTCAGGAGGCGAGAAGACTACATTTGATAATGTTGATGTTTTTGGGTTTGATATGCAGAAGTTGAATGAATTCCTTCGAGTACCGGAAAATCCAGATTCAATGGAGATATATTATTACGAACAAGGAATAGCTCAACCTGAAGCATTGTGCTTTGAAGAAGATTGGTATACATTAGTTGGGAAAACATGTATACTTTCTGAAAAAATTGAGTTGTATGTTTTATTTGGCGTTTTTGAAGACGCATTTGAGTTCGGTAGGATATATGATAGTTATGGTGAATACTATAATGCATAAACTTAGTTGTAATACAttattggattattattattattattattattattattattattattattattattattattattattattattattattattattattattattatcattattattattatcattttcattattatcattttcattattacgaACAACACTTTTATTGAAAAACATAACTACGGTTACAACAACATAACTACGGTTACAACAACTGATCACACATAACTACGGTTACAACAACATAACTACGGTTACAACTACTTCATTTCATTAAAGAACTTAGTAGGACATGAATTCCTGTTATGACCTGGTTGTGAGCAAAAACCACAACTTGGTGGACCTGTATCTCTGTTGTGCCTTTCATCCATATCATTATGGTGCCGTCGTGATTGTCTCCTACCCCTATGTGTGATCAATCATGCTGGATCGGCCTTAATTGTTCAGTTTGCATTTGGCCAGTATGTGGCATCTCTAAGTGGATGTAAGTGATAACTATATTGTTCCCTCCAAGTGGTAGTAGTGTAGTATTTACTAATCAAGGTTTTTGGATCTTTATTTCGTATGCGACATACTGCAATGCCATGAGAGGAAGGCATCCTTTGATGTTGCCATCTTCCACAAGTGCACTTTTTGGCCAAATATCTAACAGTGTACTCTGTCCCACCATCGCTGCTTCTTTGATATGTAGATTGAACGTTGTACACCCCTGCTTGCTGGTCATAGCATGTTTTTGTGTCAGTAGAAGCAAGTTTATCACGATCTTGAAATTGTGCCCAAATAGTCTTGGATAGTGGTGCTTGCCATTCGTGAGCGGTTGTTTCTTGTGTGTTGAAGTGCTCTCTTGTGTAGTGAAATGTATAATCAATACACGCTTTGACTGGCATCATACGGGCAtgacacaaaacattgttcaaCGACTCGGCTATGTTTGTGGTTAAGTTACCCCAACGACGACGATCGCTGTCTCTATACAAAGTCCACTTATGAAGATCGACTTCTTCTAAATAATCCCAAGCCGCCTCATTCAATGTTTTAATTCCACGCATTGTACCTTTGTATCTATTACTTTGCATCGCTGAACCGGCCCTCCAACACAACTTCTTCAGCTCGGTGTTTCTGTTAAACTTTGTCATCAAGTTACTACGAATGTGGCGCAAACAATAACGATGATGCCAACTATATTTCTGGTTAGCCATCACATTAAGTATACCTACATGACAATCAAATATAACACACAAATCTCTGTTACTGTGATTAACATGTGTTTGGAATATATTCCAAAACCAAGCCCAACTTTTGTTTGACTCACTATCAACTACTGCAAATGCAACATACATAATTTGCCTGTTAGCATTTTTAGCTACCGCTGTAAGCATCTTGCCAATGTAGTTACCCTTCAAATGATTCCCATAAATACAAACTATAAGAATACATTGTTGGTACGCCATAAAAGAGGGgccaaattgaaatgtcccgttcttattgattaaaaacgttccatattaattgatttcgttgcgaggttttgacctctatatgagacgtttttcaaagactgcattcatttttaaaacaaaccataacctttatttcataaataaaggtttaaaaagctttacgtagattatcaaataatgataatctaaaatatcctgtttacacacgaccattacataatggtttacaatacaaatatgttacatcgaaatcagtttcttgaatgcagtttttacacaatatcatacaaacatggactccaaatcttgtccttattttagtatgcaacagcggaagctcttaatattcacctgagaataaacatgctttaaacgtcaacaaaaatgttggtgagttataggtttaacctatatatatcaaatcgtaacaatagaccacaagatttcatatttcaatacacatcccatacatagagataaaaatcattcatatggtgaacacctggtaaccgacaataacaagatgcatatataagaatatccccatcattccgggacacccttcggatatgatataaatttcgaagtactaaagcatccggtactttggatggggtttgttaggcccaatagatctatctttaggattcacgtcaattagggtgtctgttccctaattcttagattaccagacttaataaaaaggggcatattcgatttcgataattcaaccatagaatgtagtttcacgtacttgtgtctattttgtaaatcatttataaaacctgcatgtattctcatcccaaaaatattagattttaaaagtgggactataactcactttcacagatttttacttcgtcgggaagtaagacttggccactgttgattcacgaacctataacaatatatacatatatattaaagtatgttcaaaatatatttacaacacttttaatatattttgatgttttaagtttattaagtcagctgtcctcgttagtaacctataactagttgtccatagttagatgtacagaaataaatcgataaatattatcttgaatcaatccacgacccagtgtatacgtatctcagtattgatcacaactcaaactatatatattttggaatcaacctcaaccctgtatagctaactccaacattcacatatagagtgtctatggttgttccgaaatatatatagatgtgtcgacatgataggtcgaaacattgtatacgtgtctatggtatctcaagattacataatatacaatacaagttgattaagttatggttggaatagatttgttaccaattttcacgtagctaaaatgagaaaaattatccaatcttgttttacccataacttcttcattttaaatccgttttgagtgaatcaaattgctatggtttcatattgaactatattttatgaatctaaacagaaaaagtataggtttatagtcggaaaaataagttacaagtcgtttttgtaaaggtagtcatttcagtcgaaagaacgacgtctagatgaccattttagaaaacatacttccactttgagtttaaccataatttttggatatagtttcatgttcataataaaaatcattttctcagaataacaacttttaaatcaaagtttatcatagtttttaattaactaacccaaaacagcccgcggtgttactacgacggcgtaaatccggttttacggtgtttttcgtgtttccaggttttaaatcattaagttagcatatcatatagatatagaacatgtgtttagttgattttaaaagtcaagttagaaggattaacttttgtttgcgaacaagtttagaattaactaaactatgttctagtgattacaagtttaaaccttcgaataagatagctttatatgtatgaatcgaatgatgttatgaacatcattactaccttaatttccttggataaacctactggaaaagagaaaaatggatctagcttcaatggatccttggatggctcgaagttcttgaagcagaatcatgacacgaaaacaagttcaagtaagatcatcacttgaaataagattgttatagttatagaaattgaaccaaagtttgaatatgattattaccttgtattagaatgataacctactgtaagaaacaaagatttcttgaggttgtatgatcaccttacaagattggaagtgagctagcaaacttgaaagtattcttgattttatgaaactagaacttttggaatttatgaagaacacttagaacttgaagatagaacttgagagagatcaattagatgaagaaaattgaagaatgaaagtgtttgtaggtgtttttggtcgttggtgtatggattagatataaaggatatgtaattttgttttcatgtaaataagtcatgaatgattactcatatttttgtaattttatgagatatttcatgctagttgccaaatgatggttcccacatgtgttaggtgactcacatgggctgctaagagctgataattggagtgtatataccaatagtacatacatctaaaagctgtgtattgtacgagtacgaatacgggtgcatacgagtagaattgttgatgaaactgaacgaggatgtaattgtaagcatttttgttaagtagaagtattttgataagtgtattgaattctttcaaaagtgtataaatacatattaaaacactacatgtatatacattttaactgagtcgttaagtcatcgttagtcgttacatgtaagtgttgttttgaaacctttaggttaacgatcttgttaaatgttgttaacccaatgtttataatatcaaatgagattttaaattattatattatcatgatattatcatgtatgaatatctcttaatatgatatatatacattaaatgtctttacaacgataatcgttacatatatgtctcgtttaaaaatcattaagttagtagtcttgtttttacatatgtagttcattgttaatatactttatgatatgttttcttatcatagtatcatgttaactatatatatatatatatccatatatatgtcatcatatagtttttacaagttttaacgttcgtgaattaccgatcaacttgggtggtcaattgtctatatgaaacatatttcaattaatcaagtcttaacaagtttgattgcttaacatgttggaaacatttaatcatgtaaatatcaatctcaattaatatatataaacatggaaaagttcgggtcactacagtacctacccgttaaataaatttcgtcccgaaattttaagctgttgaaggtgttgacgaatcttctggaaatagatgcgggtatttcttcttcatctgatcttcacgctcccaggtgaactcgggtcctctacgagcattccatcgaaccttaacaattggtatcttgttttgcttaagtcttttaacctcacgatccattatttcgacgggttcttcgatgaattgaagtttttcgttgatttggatttcatctaacggaatagtgagatcttctttagcaaaacatttctttaaattcgagacgtggaaagtgttatgtacagccgcgagttgttgaggtaactctagtcggtaagctactggtccgacacgatcaataatcttgaatggtccaatataccttggatttaatttccctcgtttaccaaatcgaacaacgcctttccaaggtgcaactttaagcatgaccatctctccaatttcaaattctatatcttttcttttaatgtcagcgtagctcttttgtcgactttgggcggttttcaaccgttgttgaatttggatgatcttctcggtagtttcttgtataatttccggacccgtaatctgtctatcccccacttcactccaacaaatcggagacctgcactttctaccataaagtgcttcaaacggcgccatctcaatgcttgaatggtagctgttgttgtaggaaaattctgctaacggtagatgtcgatcccaactgtttccgaaatcaataacacatgctcgtagcatgtcttcaagcgtttgtatcgtcctttcgctttgcccatcagtttgtggatgataggcagtactcatgtctagacgagttcctaatgcttgctgtaatgtctgccagaatcttgaaataaatctgccatccctatcagagataatagagattggtattccatgtctggagacgacttccttcaaatacagtcgtgctaacttctccatcttgtcatcttctcttattggtaggaagtgtactgatttggtgagacgatcaactattacccaaatagtatcaaaaccacttgcagtccttggcaatttagtgatgaaatccatggtaatgttttcccatttccattccgggatttcgggttgttgaagtagacctgatggtttctaatgctcagctttgaccttagaacacgtcaaacattctcctacgtatttagcaacatcggctttcatacccggccaccaaaaatgtttcttgagatccttgtacatcttccccgttccaggatgtattgagtatctggttttatgagcttctctaagtaccatttctctcatatctccaaattttggtacccaaatcctttcagccctataccgggttccgtcttcccgaatattaagatgcttctccgatcctttgggtatttcatcctttaaatttccctcttttaaaactccttgttgcgcctcctttatttgagtagtaatgttattatgaatcattatattcatagattttactcgaatgggttctatgtccttcctgctcaaggcatcggctaccacatttgccttccccgggtggtaacgaatctcaaagtcgtaatcattcaataattcaatccacctacgctgcctcatattcagttgtttctgattaaatatgtgttgaagacttttgtggtcggtatatataatacttttgaccccatataagtagtgcctccaagtctttaatgcaaaaacaaccgcgcctaattccaaatcatgcgtcgtataattttgt includes these proteins:
- the LOC139855018 gene encoding uncharacterized protein — its product is MAYQQCILIVCIYGNHLKGNYIGKMLTAVAKNANRQIMYVAFAVVDSESNKSWAWFWNIFQTHVNHSNRDLCVIFDCHVGILNVMANQKYSWHHRYCLRHIRSNLMTKFNRNTELKKLCWRAGSAMQSNRYKGTMRGIKTLNEAAWDYLEEVDLHKWTLYRDSDRRRWGNLTTNIAESLNNVLCHARMMPVKACIDYTFHYTREHFNTQETTAHEWQAPLSKTIWAQFQDRDKLASTDTKTCYDQQAGVYNVQSTYQRSSDGGTEYTVRYLAKKCTCGRWQHQRMPSSHGIAVCRIRNKDPKTLISKYYTTTTWREQYSYHLHPLRDATYWPNAN